TGATTTTGAGTTTTCATAAGCCTAACAAGTATTGCTCAAACTCTAAAGAGATTGATTTTAAGATAATTAAACAATCATTTGATGTAAATAATATCTATAAACCAAAGATATATTATTAAAGCTAATGAGAATAAATAGCTAGTGACTTAAAGAATGAAGAAATGTTATTTATAGAAGATGAAGAACAAGCGAAAAAAGCTTTCAATTGTTCTATCAGTGAGGGAAGTGAAGGCAGTTTTTTTATTTGATTTTAAACTGCCTTCATTCCAAAAATTAATTTTAAATATATGAAAATATTATGAGATACTTCGTTATATTTAAAATAATAGATAAATTTATATCGATTTTTTTCACGGTAAGAATAAAAACCTTTCATAGTTTCGGTAAAATCATGTCCAGTGAAACTTATACCAACTTTTACTGAGTCACTCCATGAGATCAAATTACCATCGCCTGAAAAATCCTTTACTATTGAAAAGGGTAATGAGAAGCAAATAGGGAAATGGATAACCAATGGAGCTATTACATGTGAGTTGGAAAAACTTTTCGAATGGATGAATGTCGAATAAAAACTCAAAAAAAACAATTTAAATAATGAGGAAAAACAACTTCCAGAAGAAGTAAAAAATAAATTTCCTATAGACCAATGGTGTGTAATAAAAATATTCAGTGACCATCAAAGAAATATCGATACTAGAAAAAAGGCAATAGAAGACGTAAAAAGTCGCACTAATCCACGCATGAATGAACAAACAATTAATACCATCTTCAGCCCAGGCCGTGGTATAAATACTTAGTATGGTATAATTACCTATAGATTTTCAAGGATTCAAAACCTCATGATTGAAAAGTACCCCTTGTTTCCATTCCTTATCTTTGCAGGAGCAGTGATCAGCACAGCTACTATTGGTTTGCCCGTATTTGCTGGATAATATAGATATTTAAATTTGAAAGCTCATAGATAGAATATTTATCAAACCGTAAAAGCCAGTAGAAATTCCCAATAAAATCAAACTTAGACTAATTAATATTTCATTAGAAATTATTAAAAAGTCAATTTTTTTAGATATTGATTTCTTATGCAATTTTTATTTTTCTAAGATTGTAGACCAATAATTAAATAAAAAATAAGAAGAGTATAAAAAAATTGCAAGATAAACCCAGTTAAGCCAAGCAGGCCGCTTATTACTGTTAACCATTCAGTCTAATAAATTCATATTCAACATAATATCTTAATATGTATAAAATATGACTTTAAAGTTTTAAGGCTTAACTTTAATTATAAAATTTATAACCAAAAGTAATTACATAAAGAGGTATTCATGAAAAATCGATATAAGTTTCTCAAAAAGCACATGTGTGAATTCACGAGAACATATAAAAGCATACTAGGAAATAAATGGTCCTTGAATTTTCCAGTTTTTCTTTTTGATAGAGATTGGTTCAGACTTAAGAAAGTAACCTTATACGATTTAGCTAAAGAACTAAGACCAGACAACTCACAGGAAGCACCAGAGATAATTCAATATCAACAATTACTCAAAGAAGGACATGATCATTTACTCGCTATTCAAGAATGTTGGAATGAATTCGGAATTGAAGATTTTCATCGGTCTCTTAGAAACTCTTCAGAGTGGAAATCAAAAGGGAACAACGGATGGACATTTAAAAAATATGCTGAACTTTTAATTGGATATAGAAAAATTATTGAAAGCAAAGAAGTTCGTATACCGCTAATTATTTTAGGTAGAAACCCAAAAGAGGATCATCAACTTGAATGGATAAACAAAGACTTCATTTCGGAATTACCCCTCTCAGATTAAGACAAAAACTATATCTGAGTCTTTTTAAGCAATAGTTAAGTCATCAGATCTTGTTCCCCACTCTGTATCTTCCAAAAGATCAGAGTAGCAAGATGCGTTTACCAAGTTATATTTCTGGAATTTCCAATCTGAATCTTCAAGGTAATCTGAATACTCGAATGTTTTGGCAAGAAGAGAAAATTCTTTACTAAAAGGGCACATGGCATTATGTATTTTTTCAATCATTCACACTAATCAAGGTAAAAGCAACTAAAAATTATAATTCCTAAATAATTCCTAAATATTTAGATAGAAGAACTAAGTACCAAAGTAAGAAATGAACGCAATTGAATATCTATTATAGGATATGTAAATGATAAAAACCTTTTAAATAAGAATGGGTTACATCAAAAGTGAACAAGATGGAGAGTTTAATTTCGAAAAACTTCCTGAAGGTGATTATTTCTTTTCAGGGAAAGAAGGATTTGTAAAAGTTGAGGTAGATAAAGATGGTCATCAATCCTGGGATCTACAAAATTGGTTTGCAAGTCTAGATCCAGACAAAGATGAGGCGCAACGTCAAAAAATAATTCAAAATATAAAAAAAAGGCTAAATGCAAATACTGGGATAATTAATCCATCCGAAAAGCAGAAAAAGAATCCTTTTTTGAATCCTTTTAAAAATTAAATCTACGACAAAAACTTATTTAAAAAATAGAAATAACTCATTTGCTGCAAATACAATTAGAGAATATCTTAATAATGTACACCAAGCATACAAATAAACACATTGATAGTCTGACTTTGAAGCTTCTACACCTTTATATTTTAATAATAATTTAAATCGATATTCTGAATTGTTTTTAATAATGAAAATAATTCCTAATGCTAATAATTGCAAAATGTTTTTGTTAACTAATAAAATGAAGGCAACAAAAAATGAAATATTTGAAACAAAGTCAATAAGTGGAATAAATGTAGCAGGAATAACGAACAAATTAGATAATATATATATGAGCCTGTTATGATTTATCCAAGAAAACATTTTTGAATGAAAATACAAATATATCTATATTTAGCAAACAATTAATTAGATTGCAATTTTTAAATTAAATTAATTTAAGATAGGAATGAAAATCAACATATTCTTGGCTAACCAGACAATGATTTGAATTACAGAATTACTCAAAATTAAAATTAGAAAAGGAAAGGTGATGATCTGATATATTTATATATTTTTTTTTCATCTATCGTCTTAGAGTTTCTAAGCAGTTATGATTAAACAAACAAACTTTATAAAATGAAAATATTTATTCTCTTTTCTATAAGCATAGTGGCGATTTTAATCATTAGCAAGAAATTATTTTCTTCTGCAAAAAGAAATCTCTTCAAAGATCAATCAGCGTGGTCTGGTAAAGATATAAAAATAAAATACAGTAAATCAAAAGAAATTTCCGATTCAAGGAGAAATGATAACTTCCTGAAAATAATTGCTGACGAATCAAAAACCTATTTAGAAGATCAGTCTAATAATGTTTAAGAATAAAAACAATTAAATTTATCTACACTAAAAAAATAAAAGTAGAGCTTAAATGCAGGAATTCATTTATAATTAAAAACATAATAAGTTAAATCTTTTAAAACATGCACATTCAATTATTATTAATTAATAATATATATTTTCTTTTAATAAAGAGTACTTTACTTGATATGACAATAAACAATCCTATTTTCGTTTTTGCTCTAATAACAGTAATTTGGTTCATTCCAGGAATTATCGTTAGAAGGGTTAATGAATTAAATCAGATAAAAAAAAAGGAAAAGGTTCAATCTGATGCTATTAAAAAACTTTACCCTAAAGCTAAGGATTCAATTGATTGAGATATGAAAATGTATTTTTAACTAGATAACTATCAAATCTTATCTATCAACTTAATATTTTAGTTATTTTATAAAATAGTATTAACTGTTATTTCAATACAAAAAAACAAGACATCAAATAGATACCCTTTAACATTGCTAGTATTATGAGTTAATCTAAGGAAAAGACAAACAGTTAATGATGGTGAGGAAACTAGGACAATATGGTGGCTACTTACTAAGTGGAATATTAATAGCATGGCTAATAAACCCGATAGCAGCTTTAGCTTTTATTGAGTTCTTTCTTAAAATGACTTTATTAATATCTATTCCAGTTTCCGGAGCTTATCTTCTTGACAAAGTTATCCTTTTAAAATATCAAAAAGTATGGAATATACTTCTTCCGTCATGGATAATAATAAGTATGTATATCAGTTTTAAGCTAGTTAAATTAATAGAAAGCCTTATTAATTAAATACTTAAAGCTTTAAAAAAAATAAATAAGTTAATTTTGTTTTTTTCTTATCTAAACGGATATTTTAATCCTAGTTAAAGGCATTAATCTATTAAAAAACTTGAGTAGCATGAACCCTAAACAATGCATATGGAAAATTCATAGCATTTCTAGAAGTTAAAATATCCAGCCTTAGCGATGAAATTCATGCTTTATGGATAATGATTAATACAGCTATAAATTCGAAAAACATGGAGCTTACTTTCCTTACAGCAATATTTTTTCCTGATTATGGTTATCAAGGCATACCTTGGGATTTGTATTTACTTCATTTATTTTTCTTTGCGATTGTAATTCCATTTCATGTAATCATTTTTGCTGCTCGTAGTGCGCAGACCGTAAAGCCTAACGGTGTAAAGGACTGGCTCAAGTGGGAAACCAATGCAACTAAAGACGACTCAGCTTCAATGTTTCCAAACAAATTCCCTACCGCTTAACCTTTGCAAAAGCCTTTAAAAAGTGTCTGAATTTATCAAGGTGCTACAACTTCATTAAATTTGGGCAATTTTAGGTTTATATATATACCTGCTTCTAAAAAAAAATGCTTCATTTGCCATTCTTAACCTTTGCTTTGGGAGGAGGAAGCCTCTCAGCAACAATCGTCGGTGTTGTATCCCTTGTTCTCTTTGGACTTGTTGGTGTAATAGCAGGACCAAATCTATCTAAATTTGATTCTGAAGCTTAGGTATAGATAGCCAATAGACAAATCTATTAGCTAGATTTCCTAAAATAAATGTCTTGTAGATTTTCAAAATCTATTTTGGAAATCAATTTCTTTAATAAAAATCAAAGTTCATCAAGTTAATCTTGTCTTGATGAATTTTTTTTTGGCTTAGATTAAATTAATTAGCAGAAAAACCACATCGAATCTATTCCAAAATTTATATCCGCTATCAGGAATCAAAAAAACTCAAGTCTTCAAAGGAAGCATAGATAAGTAAAACTTATAGATCGTATGATTATTGGAAATAATACTTGATTAGTCATAGCGCTAGCTTATACATTTATGAGTATAAAAATTTGCTGGGTGTAGTTTAAATGGAAATGAATCCTTACAAGCCTTTAATACAAGCTATAAAAAAAATCTACAAGAATTTCAAGTAAGAGATTAGAAATTTTAGTGTGCAGATTTAAATTCTCCCCCTCTTCCTCCAGCTTCTGATGCTTGCCCTATTCGTGAAAATAAATTTAAGCTTTCATCATTCAAATTAATTACTTCAACCTCAGATCCCCCTAATTTTATTCTCCTGATTACTTGGTCAAGAACAGTTACACCGCTTTGGTCCCAAATATGAGCTTCGGCCATATCGATTGTAATTTTTTTAGGATGTTCGTGAAGTTCAAACCCTTGTCTAAAGTAAATACTACTAACAAAGAATAATTGACCTTTAACTTTATAAACTCTGTGGTCTTCACCATTTAAAGAAGACTCAACCTTAATAACTTTGGCAACCTTTCTACTAAACAATATAGCTGCAAGTCCAACGCCTGAAAGGAGACCTAAGGCCAAGTTATGTGTAATAACAGTTACAAAGACAGTTAAAATCATAACTGAACTATCGCTTCGAGGAATGCGGCGTATATCTTTAATTGAGATCCAATTAGCAGTATTAATTGCAATCATTATCATGACTCCAACCAATGTTGCCATTGGTATTTGATTTACCCAATCTTTAGCCGCAAGAATCATTGCTATCAAACAGACACCAGAACTTAATGTTGAAAGACGAGTTTTCCCCCCATAGCCCACATTCATAACCGATTGTCCAACCAAAGCACATCCAGCCATACCTCCAAAGAGCGAACTAACAATATTTCCTATACCTTGCCCTCGAGCCTCAACATTTTTATTTGTACTTTTATCAGTCATATCATCAAGAATATCTTGAGTGAGAAATGTCTCCATAAGGCCAACCAAAGAAATTGCTAGAGCTGTTGGAAGTATTAAACCAAGTGTTTCAAAATTAAATGGAACTTTTGGAAGACCGAAGCCAGGTAATCCATTAGGAAGAATTCCTAAATTCGATACAGTTGGAACATTTAAATTAAATCCAATAGAAATTGCAGTGCAAATAAAAATGGCAACTAATGCAGATGGCAAAAGCTTGGTAACTTTTGGCAGCAAATATATAATTAGCAAGGTTAATATGGTCAAACCCCAAACCGCAGGTACTTGGCCTGCAGTAACTACTTTCGAAGAGTGTGCTAAGTCAATCCCCAAATGAGGCAATTGAGCAAGGAAGATTAAAATAGCCAAACCATTCACAAAACCATCCATAACAGGTTGAGGGACAAATCTCATCTGATGTGCAAGTCTTAAATACCCCCAAGCAATCTGAAGAACTCCCGTAAGCAATCCGGCAGCCAAAAGGTATTGCAAACCAAGGCCAGGGCTTATATTTTCTCCTTGTTGAACAATCCCAGTCATCAAAAGAGCAGTTGAAC
The sequence above is drawn from the Prochlorococcus marinus str. MIT 1013 genome and encodes:
- a CDS encoding SulP family inorganic anion transporter, with the translated sequence MKLNNLLAKERIVSPSRDVLAGLVVAFAMIPEAIAFSGIAGVDPRVGLFGAFLLSVTLAIFGGRMAMITSVTGSTALLMTGIVQQGENISPGLGLQYLLAAGLLTGVLQIAWGYLRLAHQMRFVPQPVMDGFVNGLAILIFLAQLPHLGIDLAHSSKVVTAGQVPAVWGLTILTLLIIYLLPKVTKLLPSALVAIFICTAISIGFNLNVPTVSNLGILPNGLPGFGLPKVPFNFETLGLILPTALAISLVGLMETFLTQDILDDMTDKSTNKNVEARGQGIGNIVSSLFGGMAGCALVGQSVMNVGYGGKTRLSTLSSGVCLIAMILAAKDWVNQIPMATLVGVMIMIAINTANWISIKDIRRIPRSDSSVMILTVFVTVITHNLALGLLSGVGLAAILFSRKVAKVIKVESSLNGEDHRVYKVKGQLFFVSSIYFRQGFELHEHPKKITIDMAEAHIWDQSGVTVLDQVIRRIKLGGSEVEVINLNDESLNLFSRIGQASEAGGRGGEFKSAH